The region ACCCCTAGTCGGAAAATTCATACCGCCGCACTCTCTCCGGAGCAAGTTGCGGCTTTAAGTCAACAAACCTGGGTGCGCTACATTCGTTTGTCACAAAAATTACAACTATCCTAAGCAAATTTGGTGAATTGCTCGGAGGGGGAGTTTTGTCTATTGGCTTTCCCGATAGAGGCGTTTGCGTTGGGGCGGTCGATTGGGTTAGATATATGGGGGTCGCTCAGTCTTTCAACGGGTCGTATGTTTTCTCCTTCCCCTCTCGATCGTCTACCGCAAAAAGTTCTGAATTTAGCAGAGATGCAACTGGCTTATCTGGAGTGGAACGCCGGAAGCGAACCGTTACTCTTGCTGCATGGTTTGGCAGATACAGGCGCAGTCTGGCTCAGGGTAGCAGAGGCTTTAGGCGATCGCTATCGCATTATTGCCCCAGATTTACGCGGACATGGCGATACAAGCAAGCCTAAAAGCGGCTATCAGACAAAATCTATCATTGCGGATTTGAACGCCTTAATGGCGCACCTAGGCTGGGAAAATGCCCATGTGGTGGCTCATTCCTGGTCGGCAAAAGTCGCAGCAATTTGGGCAACCCAACAACCGCAGCGTTTTCGGTCTCTGACGCTTGTCGATCCGTTTTTTATCAATGCGATGCCCAATTGGCTCGATCTGACCTTTCCCTTCTTCTATCGCGTCTTGCCTTTTCTTAAAATGATGGGGCCGTTTGCTAGCTATCAGCAAGCAGAACAACAAGCCCGCCAACTCAAACAATATCGCGGCTGGAGTCCTTTACAACAATTAGTTTTTCAAACCAGTATTGAACAAAAACCCGATGGAACTTGGGGGAGTAAATTTGTAAAAGAAGCCCGCAATGAAATTTTTGCAGAGGTGATGAAAGTTGCGGGACTTACCCAAGCCTTAGAAACCCCTTGCTTGCTGCTGCTGCCAGAAGCAGGGTTAAACCGTACAACCTGGCAAATTCAACCCTATCAAACCTATTTGAAAAACTTAAAAATTCAGAAAATCCCTGGCAATCATTGGGCTTTTTTGGTTGAACCTGAAGCATTTAATCAAGCGATCGCCGATTTTTTGCGCCAAGTTCCTCCGGATGGGGGATGGCAGTCGGTGAAAGAAGGCGATTAGCACGCTTGACCTAGCATTTTCTGCCCCCGGCTCAATCCTGGGCTGTTGACACTGCACCCCGCAGTGCGTGTAGACTGCTACCGAGATTGAAGATTTTTCGGGTTTTTGGACATCGA is a window of Desertifilum tharense IPPAS B-1220 DNA encoding:
- a CDS encoding alpha/beta fold hydrolase; the protein is MFSPSPLDRLPQKVLNLAEMQLAYLEWNAGSEPLLLLHGLADTGAVWLRVAEALGDRYRIIAPDLRGHGDTSKPKSGYQTKSIIADLNALMAHLGWENAHVVAHSWSAKVAAIWATQQPQRFRSLTLVDPFFINAMPNWLDLTFPFFYRVLPFLKMMGPFASYQQAEQQARQLKQYRGWSPLQQLVFQTSIEQKPDGTWGSKFVKEARNEIFAEVMKVAGLTQALETPCLLLLPEAGLNRTTWQIQPYQTYLKNLKIQKIPGNHWAFLVEPEAFNQAIADFLRQVPPDGGWQSVKEGD